A window from Tistrella bauzanensis encodes these proteins:
- a CDS encoding CCA tRNA nucleotidyltransferase yields the protein MPSSEPVLPARTDPVATGLVLPPAMTAAPVRRVLAALAAAGGEARFVGGAVRDLMAGQPSADIDLATTLLPDAVMAAASQAGIKAVPTGIDHGTVTLVADRVPVEVTTLRRDVATDGRRAVVAFTQDWSEDARRRDFTVNAMSLSADGRLYDPFDGLADLANGRVRFIGDARRRILEDVLRILRFFRFEARIGRGAPDRTALDACRELAERIDSLSGERIRDEFLRILRGPRLTGGDGMILLMADLGVLDHVLGGVVDTGPFDALVAIETELGIPDPERRLAVLAAVCGPAGDSIDHWRRRIERLRPSNQMLARVAAVAEVAPRLPALPPTPLAARVAAYRDGVVTTRDRLLAGWARGRARGITDDTAAVGLRAALAALEGWQQPGLPVGGADLVAMGLKPGPALGQALAELEAWWLDEGFLPDRARCLAEARRRFTPLPSAGD from the coding sequence ATGCCCAGTTCAGAACCCGTGCTGCCGGCGCGGACCGATCCGGTCGCGACCGGCCTTGTCCTGCCGCCGGCAATGACCGCGGCGCCGGTGCGCCGGGTGCTGGCGGCGCTGGCCGCCGCGGGCGGCGAGGCGCGTTTCGTGGGCGGCGCCGTGCGCGACCTGATGGCGGGGCAGCCTTCGGCCGATATCGATCTGGCGACCACCTTGCTGCCGGATGCGGTGATGGCGGCAGCAAGCCAGGCCGGCATCAAGGCCGTGCCCACCGGCATCGACCATGGCACGGTGACGCTGGTCGCCGACCGGGTGCCGGTGGAGGTGACCACGCTGCGCCGCGACGTCGCCACTGATGGCCGGCGTGCGGTGGTGGCGTTCACTCAGGACTGGTCTGAAGATGCCAGGCGGCGCGATTTCACCGTCAACGCCATGTCGCTCTCGGCCGATGGCCGGCTGTATGATCCGTTCGACGGGCTGGCGGATCTGGCCAATGGCCGGGTGCGGTTCATCGGCGATGCCCGCCGCCGCATCCTGGAAGACGTGCTGCGTATCCTGAGATTCTTCCGCTTCGAGGCGCGGATCGGCCGCGGCGCACCCGATCGGACGGCGCTCGATGCCTGCCGGGAACTGGCCGAGCGGATCGACAGCCTGTCGGGGGAGCGGATCCGCGATGAATTCCTGCGCATCCTGCGCGGCCCCCGCCTGACCGGCGGCGATGGTATGATCCTGCTGATGGCCGATCTGGGGGTGCTGGATCACGTGCTGGGCGGGGTGGTCGACACCGGCCCCTTCGACGCGCTTGTCGCCATCGAGACCGAACTGGGCATCCCCGATCCTGAACGCCGGCTGGCGGTGCTGGCGGCGGTATGTGGCCCGGCCGGCGACAGCATCGACCATTGGCGCCGGCGGATCGAGCGGTTGCGGCCGTCGAACCAGATGCTGGCGCGGGTGGCGGCCGTGGCCGAGGTGGCACCACGGCTGCCCGCGCTGCCGCCGACACCGCTGGCGGCGCGGGTCGCCGCCTATCGCGACGGCGTGGTCACGACCCGCGACCGCCTGCTGGCCGGCTGGGCGCGGGGCCGCGCCCGTGGCATCACCGACGATACCGCTGCCGTCGGGCTTCGGGCCGCGCTGGCCGCTCTGGAGGGCTGGCAGCAGCCCGGCCTGCCGGTGGGGGGCGCCGATCTGGTCGCCATGGGGTTGAAGCCGGGGCCGGCTCTGGGCCAGGCGCTGGCCGAACTGGAAGCCTGGTGGCTGGATGAAGGCTTCCTGCCTGACCGGGCACGCTGCCTGGCCGAAGCCCGCCGGCGCTTCACGCCGCTGCCCTCAGCCGGCGACTGA
- a CDS encoding type III PLP-dependent enzyme, translating to MTLIDLTHPPDRPAGHAPGALLVPARDAAGSTLTQTPVLRLNIGRIRQRWHEIAAAFAGFDIYYAVKANPHPQVLAALAALGARFDAASIGEIEAVLATSTPPDRISFGNTIKKHRDIAIAHALGVRLFAVDAPDDLAKIAGAAPGAMVFCRLDVDGSGAEWPLSRKFGCDPDRAVALMLQARASGLDPVGISFHVGSQQVRPHAFEAALERVAGVAARLLNAGLRLRLVNIGGGLPARYTTDIPSLVQYSAAVDRAIDRHLLPVLGRRPRLAAELGRGLVAEAGEIETEVVLVADRGTGADARRWVYIDIGVFHGLAETLGEAIRYPISRLSPDGAPDEPTGPVVLAGPTCDSADILYERRPVDLPLGLRSGDRLVIGATGAYTHSYSSVGFNGLPPLRVECHDDVPAAMHPPARRSVAG from the coding sequence ATGACGCTGATCGACCTGACCCACCCGCCGGACCGCCCGGCCGGCCATGCCCCTGGCGCCCTCCTGGTGCCGGCACGCGATGCCGCCGGCAGCACCCTCACGCAGACGCCGGTGTTGCGCCTGAATATCGGCCGCATCCGGCAGCGCTGGCACGAGATCGCGGCGGCCTTCGCCGGCTTCGACATCTATTACGCGGTAAAGGCCAATCCGCATCCGCAGGTTCTGGCGGCGCTGGCGGCGCTTGGTGCCCGCTTCGATGCCGCCAGCATCGGCGAGATCGAGGCAGTGCTGGCGACCAGCACCCCGCCTGACCGGATTTCGTTCGGCAACACGATCAAGAAGCACCGCGACATCGCCATCGCCCATGCGCTGGGCGTGCGCCTGTTCGCGGTCGATGCCCCCGACGATCTCGCCAAGATCGCCGGTGCCGCCCCCGGCGCCATGGTGTTCTGTCGGCTGGACGTCGATGGCAGCGGCGCCGAATGGCCGCTCAGCCGCAAATTCGGCTGCGACCCGGACCGGGCCGTCGCGTTGATGCTCCAGGCCCGGGCTTCGGGCCTCGACCCGGTCGGGATCAGCTTTCACGTCGGATCACAACAGGTGCGGCCACATGCCTTCGAAGCGGCGTTGGAACGGGTGGCCGGGGTTGCCGCACGGCTGCTGAATGCGGGGCTGCGCCTGCGGCTGGTGAATATCGGCGGCGGGCTGCCCGCCCGCTACACCACCGACATCCCGTCGCTGGTCCAATACAGCGCGGCCGTCGACCGGGCGATCGACCGGCATCTGCTGCCGGTTCTGGGCCGACGCCCGCGGCTTGCGGCGGAACTGGGGCGCGGCCTGGTCGCCGAGGCCGGGGAGATCGAAACCGAGGTGGTGCTGGTCGCCGATCGCGGCACCGGCGCCGACGCCCGGCGCTGGGTGTATATCGATATCGGCGTGTTCCACGGGCTGGCCGAGACGTTGGGCGAAGCCATCCGCTATCCGATCAGCCGCCTGTCGCCCGATGGCGCGCCGGATGAACCCACCGGCCCCGTCGTGCTCGCCGGCCCCACCTGCGACAGCGCCGATATTCTGTATGAACGCCGGCCGGTCGATCTGCCGCTGGGGCTGCGATCGGGCGACCGGCTGGTGATCGGAGCGACCGGCGCCTATACCCACAGCTACAGCTCCGTCGGTTTCAACGGTCTGCCGCCGCTGCGCGTGGAATGCCATGATGATGTGCCGGCCGCGATGCATCCGCCGGCCAGGCGGTCAGTCGCCGGCTGA
- a CDS encoding MFS transporter encodes MNRNRRVAGLVAVNLLSVLAQIVQIGTIAPLLALSLDGRGVDASLIGLVAAAPWAVILLVSRFVPRIIHRLGLAGTCLIAIALTLLALGGMAVVDDPLGLMALNGLAGLGLILRWIACDTWIVRIADDAIRGRAIGSHETLMGLGIALGPALIAVTGHDGVVPFLAAGLLVAAGLVPLALLARMGLNGRPGVPPAGRGAGMGLIRLLPVALLGAFACGVAETASIALLPLYAAAAGLGIVAAPLFATAFGTGGTILQMPLGLVADRLGFRGAQLGCAALVVLGAVLLPLVDPLGPWPWAGLPWLLVFLWGGAVGGMNTLAVIEAGARVDDDHMSAAMTAIAFAYTMGGFAGPAAAGVAMDLMSMNGLLMVAGGVALAVLLAGLWLGRRVPAPAPTITAPAITERHPSDTPSR; translated from the coding sequence ATGAATCGCAACCGCAGGGTGGCAGGGCTGGTCGCGGTCAACCTGCTGTCGGTTCTGGCGCAGATCGTTCAGATCGGCACCATCGCGCCGTTGCTGGCGCTGTCATTGGACGGGCGCGGGGTCGATGCCAGTCTGATCGGCCTGGTTGCGGCGGCGCCTTGGGCGGTGATCCTGCTGGTATCGCGCTTCGTGCCGCGGATCATCCACCGGCTGGGCCTGGCCGGCACCTGCCTGATCGCCATCGCGCTGACGCTGCTGGCGCTGGGTGGCATGGCGGTGGTCGATGATCCGCTGGGGCTGATGGCCCTGAACGGGCTGGCCGGGCTGGGCCTGATCCTGCGCTGGATCGCCTGCGACACCTGGATCGTGCGCATCGCCGATGATGCCATCCGTGGCCGGGCGATCGGCAGCCATGAAACCCTGATGGGGCTGGGCATCGCCCTGGGGCCGGCGCTGATCGCGGTGACCGGCCATGACGGGGTGGTGCCGTTCCTGGCGGCCGGCCTGCTGGTGGCGGCGGGGCTGGTGCCGTTGGCGCTGCTGGCCCGGATGGGGCTGAACGGCAGGCCCGGTGTGCCGCCGGCCGGGCGCGGGGCCGGAATGGGTCTGATCCGGCTGCTGCCGGTGGCGCTGCTTGGTGCCTTCGCCTGCGGGGTGGCGGAAACCGCCTCGATCGCGCTGCTGCCGCTTTATGCGGCGGCGGCCGGGCTGGGCATCGTGGCAGCGCCCCTCTTTGCCACGGCCTTCGGCACCGGCGGCACCATTCTGCAGATGCCGCTGGGGCTGGTGGCCGACCGGCTGGGGTTTCGCGGCGCCCAGCTCGGCTGTGCCGCGCTGGTGGTGCTGGGGGCGGTCCTGCTGCCGCTGGTCGACCCGCTGGGGCCATGGCCCTGGGCGGGACTGCCCTGGCTGCTGGTGTTTCTGTGGGGCGGCGCCGTCGGCGGCATGAACACCCTGGCGGTGATCGAGGCCGGTGCCCGTGTCGATGACGATCACATGAGTGCGGCGATGACCGCGATCGCCTTCGCCTATACCATGGGCGGCTTCGCGGGGCCGGCGGCGGCGGGGGTCGCCATGGATCTGATGTCGATGAACGGGCTGCTGATGGTGGCAGGCGGCGTGGCGCTGGCGGTGCTGCTGGCGGGGCTGTGGCTGGGGCGACGTGTGCCGGCCCCAGCCCCGACGATCACCGCCCCGGCGATCACCGAACGCCACCCCTCCGACACGCCGTCTCGTTGA
- the hemF gene encoding oxygen-dependent coproporphyrinogen oxidase, protein MSFDARAALEARARTAPAEDAATAASRRAAASTWFRDLRDRMCAAFEAIEDDYAGPMNTGMAAGRFTRSTWDRPGGGGGEMSVMRGRVFEKVGVNISVVHGSFSPDFAKAIPGADRAPAEGGAAEGGADGAGAQFWAAGISLVAHMWSPHVPAAHMNTRHIRTTLGWFGGGGDLNPITPHAPDTERFHGAFKAACDAHDPAYYPRFKAWCDDYFDLPHRGEKRGVGGIFYDYLDSGDWTRDFAFTRDVGTTFLTVFPAIIRHHMNRPWTEAEREYQLIRRGRYAEFNLLYDRGTQFGLKTGGHTEAILMSMPPAAKWP, encoded by the coding sequence ATGAGCTTCGACGCCCGCGCCGCCCTTGAGGCCCGCGCCCGCACGGCACCGGCGGAGGATGCGGCCACCGCCGCCAGCCGCCGCGCCGCTGCCAGCACCTGGTTCCGGGATCTGCGCGACCGGATGTGCGCGGCGTTCGAGGCGATCGAGGACGATTATGCGGGGCCGATGAATACCGGTATGGCCGCCGGCCGCTTCACCCGCAGCACCTGGGACCGCCCCGGTGGTGGCGGTGGCGAGATGTCGGTGATGCGCGGCCGGGTGTTCGAAAAGGTCGGCGTGAACATCTCGGTCGTCCATGGCAGCTTTTCGCCCGACTTCGCCAAGGCGATTCCCGGCGCCGATCGCGCGCCCGCCGAAGGTGGCGCCGCCGAGGGGGGCGCCGACGGTGCCGGCGCGCAGTTCTGGGCCGCGGGCATTTCGCTGGTCGCCCATATGTGGTCGCCGCATGTGCCCGCCGCCCATATGAACACCCGCCATATCCGCACCACGCTGGGCTGGTTCGGCGGCGGCGGCGACCTGAACCCGATCACCCCCCACGCGCCGGATACCGAGCGGTTTCACGGCGCCTTCAAGGCCGCCTGCGACGCCCATGATCCGGCCTATTATCCGCGCTTCAAGGCCTGGTGCGACGACTATTTCGACCTGCCCCACCGGGGCGAGAAGCGTGGCGTCGGCGGGATTTTCTATGACTATCTGGACAGCGGCGACTGGACGCGCGATTTCGCCTTCACCCGCGATGTCGGCACCACCTTCCTGACCGTGTTTCCGGCGATCATCCGCCACCACATGAACCGCCCCTGGACCGAGGCCGAGCGCGAGTATCAGTTGATCCGGCGCGGCCGCTATGCCGAATTCAACCTGCTCTATGATCGCGGTACCCAGTTCGGCCTGAAGACCGGCGGCCATACCGAGGCGATCCTGATGTCGATGCCGCCTGCGGCGAAATGGCCCTGA
- a CDS encoding tRNA (cytidine(34)-2'-O)-methyltransferase yields the protein MRLALFEPDIPGNAGTCIRLGACLGLAVDIIEPCGFILSDTRMKRAGMDYAARAAVRRHASWAHFQDERRQSRLPGRLVLLTTAGALPHTEAVFHADDILMVGRESAGVPDHVHQAADLRVRIPLRPGFRSLNVAVAASMVLGEALRQTGGFDADGAIPAQP from the coding sequence ATGCGCCTTGCCCTGTTCGAACCCGATATTCCCGGAAATGCCGGCACCTGCATCAGGCTCGGCGCCTGTCTGGGGCTGGCCGTCGACATCATCGAGCCCTGCGGCTTCATATTGTCGGACACGCGGATGAAACGCGCCGGTATGGATTACGCGGCGCGCGCCGCCGTGCGCCGCCATGCGAGCTGGGCGCATTTCCAGGACGAGCGCCGCCAGAGCCGGTTGCCCGGGCGGCTGGTGCTGCTGACCACGGCAGGCGCCCTGCCCCATACCGAGGCCGTCTTCCACGCCGACGACATTCTGATGGTCGGCCGCGAAAGCGCCGGCGTGCCCGACCATGTCCATCAGGCGGCCGATCTGCGGGTGCGGATTCCTTTGCGGCCGGGGTTTCGATCGCTGAATGTCGCGGTCGCCGCATCCATGGTATTGGGAGAGGCGTTGCGCCAGACTGGCGGCTTCGATGCCGATGGCGCGATACCGGCCCAGCCCTGA
- the petA gene encoding ubiquinol-cytochrome c reductase iron-sulfur subunit codes for MANTVPSGGHHEHGDGATRRDFLMLLAGGGAAVGAAALVWPLIDSMNPAADVLALASTEVNISQIEAGQSVTITWRGKPVFVRHRTEKEIEEARSVPLSDLPDPQTDADRVEKPEWLIVVGVCTHLGCVPLGYQGDYDGWFCPCHGSHYDTSGRIRRGPAPLNLLVPEYVFLDDSTIRIG; via the coding sequence ATGGCGAACACGGTGCCATCCGGCGGCCACCACGAACATGGTGACGGAGCCACGCGCCGCGACTTCCTGATGCTGCTGGCTGGCGGCGGTGCTGCGGTGGGTGCCGCGGCGCTGGTCTGGCCGCTCATCGACAGCATGAATCCGGCGGCAGACGTTCTGGCGCTGGCATCGACCGAGGTGAATATCTCGCAGATCGAGGCCGGCCAGTCCGTGACCATCACCTGGCGCGGCAAGCCGGTGTTTGTCCGGCACCGGACCGAGAAGGAAATCGAGGAGGCACGGTCGGTCCCCCTCTCGGATCTGCCCGACCCTCAGACAGATGCGGACCGCGTCGAAAAGCCGGAATGGCTGATCGTCGTTGGCGTATGCACCCATCTTGGTTGCGTGCCCCTCGGCTATCAGGGCGATTACGATGGCTGGTTCTGCCCGTGCCATGGCTCGCATTACGACACGTCGGGTCGTATCCGCCGCGGGCCCGCGCCTCTGAACCTGCTCGTCCCGGAATACGTGTTCCTCGACGACAGCACCATCCGCATCGGGTAA
- a CDS encoding cytochrome b gives MSSPSTGSRVSNWIDHRLPIISFAREHLIEYPAPRNLNYWWNFGSLAGIALVLQIVTGIVLAMSYTAHVDMAFDSVERIMRDVNFGWLLRYAHANGASMFFIVVYIHIFRGLYYGSYKAPREILWWLGVIILLLMMATAFMGYVLPWGQMSFWGATVITNLFSAIPLVGESIVTWLWGGFSVANPTLNRFFSLHYLLPFVIVGVVVLHLAALHTHGSNNPLGIDKKTKKDVIPFHPYYTIKDLFGLGVFFIVFAVFLFFAPNFFGEPDNYIPANPLVTPAHIVPEWYFLPFYAILRAVPSKLGGVLLMFASIFVLFLLPWLDTSRVRSAKFRPVFKIFYLFLVIDIALLGWAGGQPAEGLAVVIGRLATVWYFLHFLVLLPLLGWFERPRPLPESIAQAVLGDRAMEKA, from the coding sequence ATGAGCAGTCCCTCGACCGGCAGCCGTGTGTCGAACTGGATCGACCACCGTTTGCCGATCATCTCCTTCGCACGGGAACACTTGATCGAGTACCCGGCGCCGAGGAATCTGAACTACTGGTGGAATTTCGGCTCGCTGGCCGGCATCGCTCTGGTTCTCCAGATCGTGACCGGTATCGTGCTGGCGATGTCGTACACCGCCCATGTCGACATGGCGTTCGACAGTGTCGAGCGCATCATGCGCGACGTGAATTTCGGCTGGCTGCTGCGCTATGCGCATGCCAACGGCGCATCGATGTTCTTCATCGTCGTCTACATCCACATTTTCCGCGGCCTGTACTATGGATCGTACAAGGCGCCGCGCGAGATCCTGTGGTGGCTGGGCGTGATCATCCTGCTGTTGATGATGGCCACCGCGTTCATGGGCTATGTGCTGCCCTGGGGCCAGATGAGCTTCTGGGGTGCCACCGTCATCACCAACCTGTTCTCGGCCATCCCGCTGGTGGGTGAGAGCATCGTGACCTGGCTGTGGGGTGGCTTCTCGGTTGCCAACCCGACCCTGAACCGGTTCTTCAGCCTGCACTATCTGCTGCCCTTCGTGATCGTCGGTGTCGTGGTGCTGCATCTCGCGGCTCTGCATACCCATGGGTCGAACAACCCGCTGGGTATCGACAAGAAGACCAAGAAGGACGTCATCCCCTTCCATCCGTATTACACGATCAAGGATCTGTTCGGCCTTGGCGTGTTCTTCATCGTGTTCGCGGTGTTCCTGTTCTTCGCGCCGAACTTCTTCGGTGAGCCGGACAATTACATCCCTGCGAACCCGCTGGTGACGCCGGCGCATATCGTGCCGGAGTGGTACTTCCTGCCGTTTTACGCCATCCTGCGCGCGGTCCCGAGCAAGCTCGGCGGTGTGCTGCTGATGTTCGCCTCGATCTTCGTGCTGTTCCTTCTGCCCTGGCTCGACACCTCGCGGGTCCGCAGCGCCAAGTTCCGTCCGGTCTTCAAGATCTTCTATCTGTTCCTGGTGATCGACATCGCCCTTCTCGGCTGGGCTGGTGGCCAGCCTGCGGAAGGTCTGGCGGTGGTGATCGGCCGGCTTGCGACCGTCTGGTACTTCCTCCACTTCCTGGTGCTGCTGCCCTTGCTTGGCTGGTTCGAACGGCCGCGGCCGCTGCCGGAAAGCATTGCCCAGGCGGTGCTTGGTGACCGTGCGATGGAGAAGGCGTGA
- a CDS encoding cytochrome c1 translates to MRKAILSTLAGLGLLAGVAGSAHAAGPTEALPDVSFSHEGVFGSYDRAAAQRGFQVFEQVCSACHSAKYLTFRNLADLGYNEDEIKAIAAKKQVEDGPDENGDMFQRPAAASDAWPSPYANDNQARASNGGALPPDLSLLAKARLGGEHYIYALLTGYHEAPAGVEVRPGLYYNKYFPGHMIGMPPPLANDMVPYGDNTPATVQQMSHDVSVFLTWLAEPKMEERKQMGIKSILFLLALTILFYVVKRRIWARIH, encoded by the coding sequence ATGCGCAAGGCGATCCTCAGCACTCTTGCGGGTCTCGGGCTGCTGGCTGGCGTGGCGGGCTCCGCCCACGCCGCCGGCCCCACCGAAGCCCTGCCCGACGTGTCGTTCAGCCATGAAGGCGTGTTCGGCAGCTATGACCGGGCGGCTGCCCAGCGCGGCTTCCAGGTGTTCGAGCAGGTCTGCTCGGCCTGCCATTCGGCCAAGTACCTGACCTTCCGCAACCTTGCCGACCTCGGCTATAACGAGGACGAGATCAAGGCGATCGCGGCGAAAAAGCAGGTCGAAGACGGGCCGGACGAGAATGGCGACATGTTCCAGCGTCCGGCGGCCGCGTCGGATGCCTGGCCCAGCCCCTATGCCAATGACAACCAGGCCCGCGCCTCGAACGGTGGCGCGCTGCCGCCGGACCTGTCGCTGCTGGCCAAGGCCCGCCTGGGCGGCGAGCACTATATCTACGCTCTGCTGACCGGCTATCATGAGGCGCCGGCGGGCGTCGAGGTCCGCCCCGGCCTCTACTATAACAAGTACTTTCCCGGCCATATGATCGGCATGCCGCCGCCGCTGGCGAACGACATGGTGCCCTATGGCGACAATACGCCGGCCACTGTTCAGCAGATGTCGCATGACGTCTCGGTCTTCCTGACCTGGCTCGCCGAGCCGAAGATGGAAGAGCGCAAGCAGATGGGCATCAAGTCGATCCTGTTCCTGCTGGCCCTCACCATTCTGTTCTATGTGGTCAAGCGCCGGATCTGGGCCCGCATCCACTGA
- a CDS encoding S-methyl-5'-thioadenosine phosphorylase produces the protein MASTIGLGADGRPVIGIIGGSGVYDIPGLSDIGWRRITSPFGDPSDELMFGRLGDLQLVFLPRHGRGHVHAPSDLNYRANIDAMKRAGVTEILSVSAVGSLKEDLAPGTFVIVDDFIDRTFAREKSFFTKGCVAHVSVGHPVCPRMGDAIEAAGARIGLSMHRGGTYIAMEGPQFSTLAESKLYRSWGASVIGMTNMPEAKLAREAELCYATVAMVTDFDSWHPEHDKVTVDQVVKVLLGNADNARTLVREVAPLLGARRETCHAGCHTALDYALITAPEKRDPALLAKLDAVAGRVLGA, from the coding sequence ATGGCATCGACGATCGGTTTGGGCGCGGACGGCCGGCCCGTGATCGGCATCATCGGCGGCAGTGGCGTCTATGATATTCCGGGCCTGTCGGATATCGGCTGGCGCCGGATTACTTCGCCCTTCGGCGACCCGTCCGACGAGCTGATGTTCGGCCGGCTGGGTGATCTGCAACTCGTCTTCCTGCCCCGTCATGGCCGCGGTCATGTTCATGCGCCGTCCGATCTGAATTACCGCGCCAATATCGATGCGATGAAGCGCGCGGGCGTGACCGAGATCCTGTCGGTGTCGGCGGTGGGGTCACTGAAGGAAGATCTGGCGCCGGGTACCTTCGTGATCGTCGACGATTTCATCGATCGCACCTTCGCGCGCGAGAAGAGCTTCTTCACCAAGGGCTGCGTGGCCCATGTGTCGGTCGGCCACCCGGTCTGTCCGCGCATGGGGGACGCGATCGAGGCGGCCGGTGCCCGCATCGGCCTGTCGATGCATCGCGGCGGCACTTATATCGCGATGGAAGGGCCGCAATTCTCCACACTGGCGGAATCGAAGCTCTATCGCAGTTGGGGCGCCAGCGTGATCGGCATGACCAACATGCCCGAGGCGAAGCTCGCCCGGGAGGCCGAACTTTGTTATGCGACCGTCGCCATGGTGACCGATTTCGATAGCTGGCATCCTGAGCACGACAAGGTGACGGTCGATCAGGTGGTCAAGGTGCTGCTGGGCAATGCTGACAATGCCCGCACCCTGGTCCGCGAGGTGGCGCCGCTGCTGGGCGCGCGCCGCGAGACCTGCCATGCCGGCTGCCACACCGCCCTGGATTATGCGCTGATCACCGCGCCCGAGAAGCGGGATCCGGCCCTGCTCGCCAAACTCGATGCGGTCGCCGGCCGGGTGCTTGGCGCCTGA
- the mtnA gene encoding S-methyl-5-thioribose-1-phosphate isomerase — protein sequence MDDSRFTHRTVWLEPDGRTVGILDQTRLPFETVNVALKTSADAEIAIRDMLVRGAPLIGAVGAYGLALALAEDASDTGLAAAYDRLHATRPTAINLRWALDDVRARVAGLAPTARVDAAYARAREIADEDVAINRAIGENAFGLIEARHKAVGGGRPVNILTHCNAGFLATVGWGTALAGIFMAHARGLPVHVWVDETRPRSQGAYLTAWELREAGVPHTVIADNAGGHLMQHGQVDMCIVGTDRVAANGDVCNKVGTYLKALAAFDNGVPFYVALPYPTIDWRVADGVRNIPIEERSPNEVTQVRGRLPDGAVADVTVIEGSAAANPAFDVTPGRLVTGLITERGVCAASGEGLRGLYPERAAAE from the coding sequence ATGGATGACAGCCGCTTTACCCACCGCACCGTCTGGCTTGAGCCGGACGGCCGCACCGTCGGCATCCTGGACCAGACCCGGTTGCCATTCGAAACCGTCAACGTCGCCCTGAAGACGTCGGCCGATGCCGAGATCGCGATCCGTGACATGCTGGTGCGTGGTGCGCCGCTGATCGGCGCCGTGGGTGCCTATGGCCTGGCGCTGGCGCTGGCCGAGGATGCGTCCGATACCGGGCTGGCCGCGGCCTATGACCGGCTGCACGCCACCCGCCCGACGGCGATCAACCTGCGCTGGGCGCTTGATGATGTGCGGGCGCGGGTGGCCGGGCTGGCGCCGACGGCACGTGTTGACGCGGCGTATGCCCGTGCCCGTGAGATCGCGGACGAGGATGTGGCCATCAACCGGGCGATCGGCGAGAACGCCTTCGGGCTGATCGAGGCTCGCCACAAGGCGGTGGGCGGCGGCCGGCCGGTGAACATCCTGACCCATTGCAACGCGGGCTTCCTGGCGACGGTGGGCTGGGGCACGGCGCTGGCCGGCATCTTCATGGCCCATGCCCGCGGCCTGCCGGTGCATGTCTGGGTGGACGAAACCCGGCCGCGCAGCCAGGGCGCCTATCTGACCGCCTGGGAACTGCGCGAGGCGGGCGTGCCGCACACGGTGATCGCCGACAATGCCGGTGGCCATCTGATGCAGCATGGGCAGGTCGACATGTGTATTGTCGGCACCGACCGGGTGGCGGCGAATGGCGATGTCTGTAATAAGGTCGGCACCTATCTGAAGGCGCTGGCCGCGTTCGACAACGGTGTGCCGTTCTATGTGGCGCTGCCTTATCCGACCATCGACTGGCGGGTGGCCGATGGCGTGCGCAACATCCCGATCGAGGAGCGCTCACCGAACGAGGTGACGCAGGTGCGCGGGCGGCTGCCGGATGGTGCCGTCGCCGATGTGACGGTGATCGAGGGCAGCGCCGCGGCCAACCCGGCCTTCGACGTCACCCCTGGCCGGCTGGTCACGGGGCTGATCACCGAGCGCGGGGTCTGTGCCGCCAGTGGCGAGGGCCTGCGCGGCCTTTATCCTGAGCGCGCCGCCGCCGAGTAG